In Acinetobacter pittii, one genomic interval encodes:
- the argG gene encoding argininosuccinate synthase — protein sequence MTDNATILQHVPVGKKVGIAFSGGLDTSAALLWMKQKGAEPYAYTANLGQPDEDDYDAIPKKAEQYGAVKARLIDCRLQLALEGIAAIQCGAFHISTGGVPYFNTTPLGRAVTGTMLVTAMKEDDVNIWGDGSTYKGNDIERFYRYGLLTNPNLKIYKPWLDQNFIDELGGRAEMSQFLIDNGFDYKMSKEKAYSTDSNMLGATHEAKDLEYLNAGIKIVDPIMGVAFWKDEVEITPEEVTVRFEEGVPVALNGQTFDNPVELILEANRIGGRHGLGMSDQIENRIIEAKSRGIYEAPGMALLHIAYERLVTGIHNEDTIEQYRINGLRLGRLLYQGRWFDSQALMLRETAQRWVAKAVTGEVTLELRRGNDYTIMNTESPNLTYEAERLTMEKGDSMFSPMDRIGQLTMRNLDITDTRAKLGIYTDAGLLSIGQGSAVPQLDSKKK from the coding sequence ATGACTGATAATGCAACGATCTTGCAGCATGTACCAGTAGGCAAAAAAGTTGGGATTGCCTTCTCCGGAGGCTTAGACACTTCAGCAGCTTTATTGTGGATGAAACAAAAAGGCGCTGAGCCTTATGCATATACTGCAAACTTAGGCCAGCCAGATGAAGATGACTACGATGCAATTCCAAAGAAAGCAGAACAATACGGCGCTGTAAAAGCTCGCTTAATTGACTGCCGCTTACAACTTGCGCTTGAAGGTATTGCTGCGATTCAGTGTGGTGCATTCCATATCAGCACAGGTGGCGTTCCATATTTCAATACGACTCCTCTCGGTCGTGCAGTAACAGGTACTATGTTAGTTACTGCAATGAAAGAAGATGACGTAAACATCTGGGGTGACGGTTCAACTTATAAAGGTAACGATATTGAACGTTTCTATCGTTATGGTTTGTTGACCAACCCAAATCTTAAAATTTACAAGCCTTGGTTAGATCAAAACTTCATCGATGAACTCGGTGGCCGTGCTGAAATGTCACAGTTCCTGATCGACAATGGTTTTGACTATAAAATGTCAAAAGAAAAAGCGTACTCAACTGACTCAAACATGTTAGGCGCAACTCACGAAGCAAAAGATCTTGAATACCTAAACGCTGGTATCAAAATTGTTGACCCAATTATGGGCGTTGCTTTCTGGAAAGATGAAGTTGAAATTACTCCAGAAGAAGTGACTGTACGTTTTGAAGAAGGTGTACCTGTTGCATTAAACGGTCAAACTTTTGACAATCCAGTTGAGCTTATTCTTGAAGCAAACCGTATTGGTGGCCGTCATGGTTTAGGTATGTCTGACCAAATCGAAAACCGTATTATCGAAGCAAAATCTCGCGGTATTTATGAAGCACCGGGTATGGCCCTTCTTCATATTGCTTACGAGCGTTTGGTTACTGGTATTCATAATGAAGACACGATCGAACAATACCGTATTAACGGTTTACGTTTAGGTCGTTTGCTTTACCAAGGCCGCTGGTTCGACTCTCAAGCGCTTATGTTACGTGAAACTGCGCAGCGTTGGGTTGCTAAAGCTGTTACAGGTGAAGTTACTCTTGAACTTCGTCGTGGTAATGACTACACCATCATGAACACTGAATCTCCAAACTTAACGTACGAAGCTGAACGTTTAACGATGGAAAAAGGCGATTCAATGTTCTCGCCAATGGACCGTATTGGTCAGTTGACTATGCGTAACCTCGACATTACCGATACACGTGCAAAACTTGGTATCTATACAGATGCTGGTTTGCTTTCAATCGGTCAAGGTTCTGCTGTGCCGCAACTCGATAGCAAGAAGAAATAA
- a CDS encoding GGDEF domain-containing protein translates to MANRGNVHELLKAKEEIEYLVTLHTHRYANTPLPHQLEKKFWCLNLERTKQNISKFLASGILTYLIFILLALPTDYLVIGVPNITWDFFYCLLSAVNIACALLLFWVFAKFKGLSEYFYIAACGIVFLTIIINAMLLLSVENVALKNQSMLLLSFLYMLGFILSGIKPLHMLYVGLIAAICVFSLLILLQANCDYIALGRALFGSCILGFSISTMLTSRERSLFLNNQLAELNEQILRIEASELLHLSQQDALTNISNRRTFDEMFDFFYYRAKQEKRPLAVLFIDIDFFKNYNDFYGHQMGDKVISSIASAIKNSIRHVDFVARYGGEEFVVLLPKTPAQGAYAVAANIYKAIERQAIPHAASLVSKQVTISLGFTVYTEGFKVNQEKLIHAADQALYRAKQLGRNQIYYQPLEIVEPA, encoded by the coding sequence GTGGCGAATAGGGGAAATGTACATGAATTACTCAAAGCAAAAGAAGAAATAGAATATTTAGTAACTCTACATACCCATCGTTATGCCAATACGCCTTTGCCACATCAATTAGAAAAAAAATTCTGGTGCCTAAACCTTGAGCGAACTAAACAAAATATCTCAAAATTTCTAGCAAGTGGCATTTTAACCTACCTTATTTTTATTTTACTGGCTTTACCAACTGACTATTTAGTAATCGGGGTGCCTAATATTACTTGGGACTTTTTTTACTGCTTACTAAGTGCAGTTAATATTGCTTGTGCGCTGCTGCTATTTTGGGTTTTTGCAAAGTTTAAAGGCCTCAGTGAATATTTTTATATCGCTGCCTGTGGCATTGTATTTTTGACCATTATTATCAATGCAATGCTGCTTCTTAGCGTAGAAAATGTCGCCCTTAAAAACCAGTCAATGTTGCTACTTTCTTTTTTATATATGCTAGGTTTTATCCTAAGCGGTATAAAGCCTTTGCATATGCTCTATGTGGGGTTGATCGCAGCGATTTGTGTTTTTTCTCTACTGATTTTATTGCAAGCAAATTGTGATTATATTGCTTTGGGAAGAGCGTTGTTTGGAAGCTGTATTTTAGGTTTTTCAATTAGCACGATGCTCACCTCTAGAGAAAGAAGCCTTTTTTTAAATAATCAGCTTGCTGAGCTGAATGAACAGATTTTACGAATTGAGGCATCTGAGTTACTTCATTTAAGTCAGCAGGATGCACTGACCAACATCTCAAATCGACGTACTTTTGATGAGATGTTCGATTTTTTTTACTATCGTGCAAAGCAAGAAAAGCGTCCATTGGCTGTTTTATTTATTGATATCGATTTTTTTAAAAATTATAACGATTTTTATGGGCACCAAATGGGGGATAAGGTCATCTCATCTATTGCCTCTGCAATTAAAAATTCGATACGCCATGTTGATTTTGTGGCCCGTTATGGGGGAGAGGAGTTTGTGGTGCTGTTGCCGAAAACACCTGCTCAAGGTGCCTATGCGGTCGCTGCAAATATTTATAAAGCGATTGAGCGCCAAGCAATTCCTCATGCCGCATCTTTAGTTTCTAAGCAGGTCACCATTAGTTTAGGTTTTACTGTTTATACAGAAGGTTTTAAAGTAAATCAGGAAAAGTTAATTCACGCTGCGGATCAAGCTTTGTATCGGGCCAAACAGCTTGGTCGTAACCAGATTTATTATCAACCTTTAGAAATAGTGGAACCTGCTTAA
- the pyrC gene encoding dihydroorotase, whose translation MDSITLLQPDDWHAHLRDGLALKRTVPDLAKQFARAICMPNLVPPVKTVEEALAYRERILAHVPEGLNFDPRMVLYFTDFTSPDEVRKIKESEHVNAIKLYPAGATTNSDNGVSDIRKVYAVIEQLEEHQVPLLLHGEVTHNHVDIFDREKRFLDEVLSPLLKQFPKLKVVLEHITTSDAAHFVLEQDRNVAATITPQHLLFNRNDMLVGGVKPHFYCLPILKRQTHQTTLLEVATSGNPKFFLGTDSAPHSQNAKENACGCAGCYSAPNAIELYAQAFDQVGKLERLEGFASHFGADFYGLPRNTSTITLVKEDNLVPESFDYLDDQKIIPLHAGKTLQWRKV comes from the coding sequence TTGGACTCTATTACCCTGCTCCAGCCAGATGATTGGCATGCACATTTACGTGATGGTTTAGCATTAAAACGTACTGTACCTGATTTGGCCAAACAATTTGCTCGTGCGATCTGTATGCCAAACCTTGTTCCGCCTGTAAAAACTGTGGAAGAAGCATTGGCTTATCGTGAACGTATTCTTGCACATGTTCCAGAAGGTCTTAATTTTGACCCGCGTATGGTGCTTTATTTTACTGATTTCACCTCACCAGACGAAGTTCGTAAAATTAAAGAGTCTGAACATGTAAATGCTATTAAACTTTACCCAGCAGGCGCGACCACTAACTCTGATAACGGTGTAAGTGACATTCGTAAAGTTTATGCAGTCATTGAGCAATTAGAAGAACACCAAGTTCCGTTATTACTTCATGGTGAAGTAACTCATAACCACGTTGATATTTTTGACCGTGAAAAACGCTTCTTAGATGAAGTTTTATCACCGTTATTAAAGCAATTTCCAAAACTTAAAGTGGTACTTGAGCACATCACAACAAGCGATGCTGCACACTTTGTTTTAGAACAAGACCGCAATGTCGCTGCAACAATCACGCCTCAACATTTATTATTTAACCGTAATGATATGTTGGTGGGTGGTGTTAAACCGCATTTCTATTGTTTACCAATTTTAAAGCGTCAAACTCACCAGACCACTTTGCTTGAAGTTGCAACTAGCGGTAACCCTAAATTTTTCTTGGGTACAGATAGCGCACCTCACTCGCAAAATGCAAAAGAAAATGCGTGTGGCTGTGCGGGCTGTTATAGTGCGCCTAATGCAATTGAACTTTATGCTCAAGCATTTGATCAAGTGGGTAAATTAGAGCGCCTAGAAGGCTTTGCTAGCCACTTTGGTGCAGACTTCTACGGTCTACCACGTAATACTTCTACTATTACTTTGGTAAAAGAAGATAACCTCGTTCCAGAATCTTTTGATTATTTAGATGATCAAAAAATTATCCCGCTGCATGCCGGGAAAACGCTGCAATGGAGAAAAGTGTGA
- the rnt gene encoding ribonuclease T — MEKSVTQETSVPVIGQRFRGFLPVVVDVETAGFNAQTDALLEIACIPIVYDAQGQFVPGPAFHAHINPFEGANLDRRSLDFIGIDPFNPMRMAMAEDERTALRRIFKSVNEVRKQQHCTHAVLVGHNAHFDLGFLQAAIARTSTKNQNPFHSFSVMDTVTLSAVMFGQTVLAKACIQAGIDFDGKEAHSALYDTQKTAELFCYILNKLSPYLLDSLVAAS, encoded by the coding sequence ATGGAGAAAAGTGTGACACAAGAAACCTCTGTCCCGGTCATTGGCCAACGTTTTCGTGGCTTCTTACCTGTTGTTGTTGACGTTGAAACGGCAGGTTTTAATGCCCAGACAGATGCATTGCTAGAAATTGCATGCATTCCAATTGTGTATGATGCTCAGGGACAATTTGTCCCTGGTCCAGCATTTCATGCGCATATTAACCCGTTTGAAGGGGCTAATCTCGACCGCCGTTCGTTAGACTTTATTGGTATTGATCCATTCAATCCGATGCGTATGGCAATGGCTGAAGATGAGCGCACCGCATTACGCCGTATTTTTAAATCGGTGAATGAAGTCCGTAAACAGCAACATTGCACCCATGCAGTGCTAGTTGGTCACAATGCGCATTTTGATCTTGGTTTTTTACAAGCAGCAATTGCACGTACAAGCACAAAAAATCAGAACCCATTCCATAGCTTTTCAGTGATGGATACGGTTACTTTAAGTGCTGTAATGTTTGGACAAACTGTGCTTGCTAAAGCTTGTATTCAAGCTGGAATTGATTTTGACGGTAAAGAAGCCCATTCTGCTTTGTACGATACTCAGAAGACTGCTGAACTGTTTTGCTATATTTTGAACAAACTGTCACCTTACCTCCTTGACAGTTTGGTGGCGGCTTCTTAA
- the fhuA gene encoding TonB-dependent receptor produces the protein MDLKLRLLSLSIAQLCCISSAFAETNGSSTTLATIKIKAQQAADQAYKVDNSSSATRSEVALKDTPQSVSVVTQKVIEDIGATRLIEALDLAGGVTRANNFGGQGLTGFNLRGFTSGEFYRNGFPINRGYPNAPDSNTIERVDVLRGPSSSLYGRGDPGGTFNLISKTPKSEQQTILGAQLNSEGLYRTTIDTTGTIPNAENIGYRLNVIAEGGDSYRDHVESKRYGIAPVIQWQASDATKVTFEADILRNQHPLDRGQTRYAGQKSFNSSPETYLWETGKYNNRLYNDNDMTQLRVEHDLGNDWKLNAGVQYLHGKLYGYAVEANGIQADGETLDRNYNYRELKWQDTDAQINLTGKFQLLGLAHTLVTGLEYENYDYKSYIIRSDPKSNNYPINIYDPVLGQPLPELKNITTHDRENLKTTAVFAQDQIDLNERLSALLGLRFEHYEHDYKNLLPNTANWNTSHDAFIPRLGLVFKARDDLSIYSNAAKSFKPNTGASRNGVGFDPEEGMAYELGFKWQALDNMLSVDSAIFYAKKENVLTLDPVDSAYKVAAGEVRSQGIELNIAGQITPAWKIIGGYAYTDAEVSKDNTLKKGTALANIPKNSFNLLNIYEFQAGPLQGLGLGINQKYIDKRAGQTANSTYTMKGYAVTDLVSYYQATPKLRLNLDVKNIFDKVYDESAFNLYAYPGESRTVQLGMSYTF, from the coding sequence ATGGATCTTAAGCTTCGCCTTCTCTCCCTGAGCATCGCTCAACTATGCTGTATTTCAAGTGCTTTCGCAGAAACCAATGGTTCCTCAACGACGCTTGCTACGATTAAGATTAAAGCCCAACAAGCTGCCGACCAAGCCTATAAAGTCGATAACTCAAGTAGCGCAACACGTAGCGAAGTCGCATTAAAAGATACGCCACAATCGGTCAGTGTAGTGACTCAAAAAGTAATTGAAGATATTGGTGCGACACGTTTAATCGAAGCGCTTGATTTGGCTGGTGGCGTTACTCGTGCTAATAACTTTGGTGGCCAAGGCTTAACAGGGTTTAATCTCCGTGGTTTCACTAGCGGTGAGTTTTACCGTAATGGATTCCCGATTAACCGTGGTTATCCAAACGCCCCTGATAGCAATACAATTGAACGTGTGGACGTTTTACGTGGGCCCTCTTCTAGCTTATATGGCCGTGGTGATCCAGGTGGTACATTTAATCTAATTTCTAAAACACCGAAGTCTGAGCAACAAACCATTTTAGGTGCCCAGCTGAACAGTGAAGGTTTATATCGCACTACTATAGACACTACAGGCACTATTCCAAATGCAGAAAACATTGGCTATCGCCTCAATGTGATTGCAGAAGGCGGTGATAGTTATCGTGATCATGTCGAATCCAAACGATATGGAATTGCACCAGTCATCCAATGGCAAGCTTCTGATGCAACCAAAGTTACTTTTGAAGCAGATATATTACGAAATCAGCATCCACTTGATCGTGGCCAAACACGCTATGCAGGTCAGAAATCATTTAACAGTTCACCCGAAACCTATTTGTGGGAAACAGGTAAATACAATAATCGACTCTACAATGATAATGACATGACTCAATTACGAGTTGAGCATGACTTGGGAAATGACTGGAAACTTAATGCGGGTGTGCAATATCTACATGGCAAATTATATGGCTATGCGGTAGAGGCAAATGGCATACAGGCCGATGGAGAAACTTTAGACCGAAATTACAACTATCGCGAATTAAAATGGCAAGATACCGATGCCCAAATTAATCTAACAGGTAAATTCCAACTTTTAGGTCTAGCTCACACTCTTGTAACTGGACTTGAATATGAAAACTACGATTACAAGTCATATATTATTCGTTCGGATCCTAAGTCGAATAACTATCCAATCAATATTTATGATCCAGTTTTAGGCCAACCTCTGCCTGAGCTTAAAAATATTACGACCCATGACCGCGAAAATCTAAAAACAACTGCCGTTTTTGCACAAGACCAAATCGATTTAAATGAGCGTTTAAGTGCGCTACTGGGTTTACGTTTTGAGCACTACGAACATGATTACAAAAACCTATTACCAAATACTGCAAACTGGAATACCAGTCATGACGCATTTATTCCACGTTTAGGTTTAGTTTTTAAAGCCCGTGATGATCTTTCAATCTATAGCAATGCTGCAAAATCGTTTAAACCAAATACAGGGGCTAGCCGTAATGGAGTGGGATTTGACCCAGAAGAAGGTATGGCTTACGAGTTAGGCTTTAAATGGCAAGCACTCGACAATATGCTATCGGTTGACTCCGCTATTTTCTATGCAAAAAAAGAAAATGTCTTAACCCTCGATCCTGTAGATTCAGCCTATAAAGTTGCTGCTGGTGAAGTCCGTAGCCAAGGTATTGAGCTAAATATTGCAGGGCAAATCACTCCGGCTTGGAAAATTATTGGTGGATATGCCTATACAGATGCAGAAGTCAGCAAAGATAATACTTTGAAAAAAGGAACTGCTTTAGCCAACATTCCAAAGAATAGTTTTAACCTTTTAAATATCTATGAATTTCAAGCCGGCCCTTTACAAGGCTTAGGTCTGGGCATTAATCAAAAATATATTGATAAGCGTGCAGGACAAACCGCCAATAGTACTTACACCATGAAAGGTTATGCGGTTACAGATTTGGTTTCTTATTATCAGGCGACGCCGAAACTTCGTCTTAACTTAGATGTGAAGAACATTTTTGATAAAGTTTATGATGAAAGTGCCTTTAATTTATATGCTTATCCGGGTGAATCACGTACGGTTCAATTGGGTATGAGCTATACATTCTAA
- the noxB gene encoding NADH:flavin oxidoreductase/NADH oxidase family protein — MNQIAQPITIRNTTFKNRIIKGAMSEALANYEGQPNDLHLGLYGAWAKGELGCAITGNVMVNAGAKNEPGVVVIETERDLERLKEWAALGKKYGMVQLIQLSHPGRQCPKGLNKETVAPSAVPFSPALATMFGTPRELTHEEILDIIKRFATAAQICEKAGFEGVQLHGAHGYLISQFLSPLTNKRTDQWGGSVENRTRFLLEVYKAVREATSDNFIISVKLNSADFQRGGISEEDVISVFKAVDEAGIDLIEISGGTYEAPAMAGAKADKRKASTIAREAYFLDFAEKIRQHVKCKLMVTGGFRTVEGMNAALESGACDFIGIARPFAVETDLTERLIAGQDVRYAVKPIKTGLPFVDKMAIMEIIWYAAQFKTIGKGKKPNPKLSPLVVFLNYAKGNIKAVIQGQVNSRKSA; from the coding sequence ATGAACCAGATTGCTCAACCCATCACGATACGCAATACCACCTTTAAAAACCGAATTATTAAAGGCGCAATGAGTGAAGCGCTTGCAAATTATGAAGGCCAACCAAATGACTTACATTTGGGTCTATATGGTGCATGGGCAAAAGGTGAACTTGGCTGTGCAATTACTGGTAATGTCATGGTAAATGCCGGAGCAAAAAATGAACCGGGTGTTGTTGTTATTGAAACTGAACGTGACTTAGAGCGCTTAAAAGAGTGGGCGGCATTAGGTAAAAAATATGGCATGGTTCAGTTGATTCAATTATCGCATCCAGGTCGCCAGTGTCCAAAAGGTTTAAATAAAGAAACTGTAGCACCATCAGCAGTACCTTTTAGTCCAGCATTAGCAACCATGTTTGGAACACCACGTGAATTAACTCATGAAGAGATTCTAGATATTATTAAACGCTTTGCCACAGCAGCTCAAATCTGTGAAAAAGCAGGTTTTGAAGGAGTACAATTACATGGTGCACATGGATATTTAATTAGCCAGTTTTTATCGCCATTAACCAATAAGCGTACAGATCAATGGGGCGGTTCCGTTGAGAATCGTACTCGTTTTTTACTCGAGGTTTATAAAGCGGTACGTGAAGCGACTTCGGATAATTTTATCATTTCAGTGAAGCTTAACTCGGCCGACTTCCAACGGGGTGGAATTAGCGAAGAAGATGTAATTTCTGTGTTTAAAGCAGTGGATGAAGCTGGTATCGATTTAATTGAAATTTCAGGTGGTACTTATGAGGCACCAGCAATGGCTGGAGCTAAGGCGGATAAACGTAAAGCAAGCACGATTGCACGTGAAGCATACTTTTTAGATTTTGCAGAGAAAATCCGCCAGCATGTTAAATGTAAACTCATGGTGACAGGCGGTTTCCGTACTGTAGAAGGCATGAACGCTGCACTTGAAAGTGGAGCATGTGACTTTATTGGTATTGCTCGTCCATTTGCCGTGGAAACGGATTTAACAGAACGTTTAATTGCAGGGCAAGATGTACGTTACGCCGTAAAACCAATTAAAACAGGCTTACCTTTTGTCGATAAAATGGCAATTATGGAAATTATTTGGTATGCCGCTCAATTTAAAACCATTGGTAAGGGTAAAAAACCAAATCCAAAACTTTCACCACTAGTAGTGTTTTTAAATTATGCCAAAGGTAATATTAAAGCGGTGATTCAAGGACAAGTGAATTCACGTAAGTCTGCGTAA
- the yejF gene encoding dipeptide ABC transporter ATP-binding protein, whose amino-acid sequence MMRLTQENNLNNVSTLLKVKHLAVQTKAHKVLLDDLNFHLNEGETLAIVGESGSGKSMSCLAIMGLLQEKLEITGQVWIGSQNMLELNERAQSNLRGRQIAMIFQEPATALNPLHRVEKIIGENLILSGFSKLEIRQKIVELLKDVGIVEPEQILKRYPHELSGGQRQRVMIAMTLAFQPKILIADEPTTALDVVLQIQILELLKSLQSKYGMALILISHDLNLVHRYAEKLIVLQSGRVVEEGELSQIFTNPKTVYTAQLLDHDFGSVEPKSAQQNVLSVQHLSVQFPIRKGILNRIQGYFTAIEDLSFDLALGESLGVVGESGAGKSSLAFALVQLIQSKGQIVFLGQDLNQLQPKVLRLMRSDFQLVFQDPFGSLNPRMTVGQIIAEGLKLKAVNEKEIKQQVESVLVKVELAGDFQHRYPHELSGGQRQRVALARALVVQPKLLILDEPTSALDRTTQKAMIKLLRQLQQTEQLSYIFISHDLNIVKALCHKVMVLRRAKVVEYQETELLFSKPQTEYTRQLIRASL is encoded by the coding sequence GTGATGCGTTTGACCCAAGAAAATAATTTAAACAACGTTTCAACATTATTAAAGGTAAAGCATCTTGCAGTTCAAACCAAAGCTCACAAGGTTTTATTGGATGACCTGAATTTCCACTTAAATGAAGGGGAAACACTTGCTATTGTGGGTGAAAGTGGTTCAGGTAAATCGATGAGCTGCTTAGCAATAATGGGGTTGCTACAAGAAAAATTAGAAATAACAGGTCAGGTCTGGATTGGCTCACAAAACATGCTTGAGTTAAATGAGAGAGCTCAATCAAATTTACGTGGTCGCCAAATCGCTATGATTTTTCAGGAGCCTGCTACTGCATTAAATCCGCTTCATCGTGTTGAAAAAATTATAGGGGAAAACCTTATATTATCGGGTTTCTCAAAACTTGAAATTCGACAAAAAATAGTTGAACTGCTTAAAGATGTGGGAATTGTTGAACCAGAGCAAATTTTAAAACGTTATCCGCATGAGCTTTCTGGGGGACAAAGACAACGTGTCATGATTGCGATGACATTGGCGTTTCAGCCTAAAATTTTAATTGCTGATGAGCCTACTACTGCATTGGACGTGGTTTTACAGATACAGATTTTAGAGCTATTAAAATCTTTGCAAAGCAAATATGGAATGGCACTTATTTTAATTAGCCATGACCTAAATTTAGTACATCGCTATGCTGAGAAACTTATTGTATTGCAAAGTGGGCGTGTAGTAGAAGAAGGTGAACTGAGCCAAATTTTTACAAACCCTAAAACAGTTTATACAGCACAGTTATTAGATCATGATTTTGGAAGTGTAGAGCCTAAATCCGCTCAACAAAACGTTTTATCAGTACAGCACCTCAGCGTACAGTTTCCAATAAGAAAAGGAATTTTAAATCGTATTCAAGGATATTTCACCGCAATAGAAGATTTGAGTTTTGACCTTGCTCTAGGTGAATCGCTTGGGGTGGTTGGTGAAAGTGGTGCTGGTAAGTCATCTTTAGCCTTCGCTTTGGTTCAGCTTATTCAGAGTAAAGGGCAGATTGTTTTTTTAGGGCAAGATTTGAATCAGCTACAGCCAAAAGTGCTACGGTTGATGAGATCAGATTTTCAACTTGTTTTCCAAGACCCATTTGGCAGTTTAAACCCGCGTATGACAGTAGGGCAGATTATTGCTGAAGGGTTAAAGTTAAAAGCTGTGAATGAAAAAGAGATAAAGCAGCAAGTTGAATCTGTATTGGTAAAGGTTGAATTGGCTGGAGATTTTCAACATCGTTATCCTCATGAACTTTCAGGTGGACAACGTCAACGCGTGGCTTTAGCTAGAGCTTTGGTGGTTCAGCCTAAACTTTTAATTTTGGATGAACCTACCTCTGCCTTAGATCGGACCACGCAAAAAGCTATGATCAAGTTGTTGAGACAATTACAGCAAACCGAGCAGTTAAGTTATATTTTTATTAGTCATGATCTCAATATAGTGAAAGCACTGTGCCATAAAGTGATGGTATTACGTCGTGCAAAAGTTGTCGAATATCAGGAAACTGAACTCCTATTTTCTAAGCCTCAAACTGAATATACCAGACAATTAATTAGAGCATCTCTTTAA
- the yejE gene encoding ABC transporter permease, which produces MSLIVRTRLQRFRQHKLGWASFILFSLILVLSLAAELITNDKPLLVKYEGSYYLPVLKTYPETTFGGVFETEADYKDPAVQALIEAKGWTVWPLVKFSYQTPNLDLAVPVPSPPSKQNWLGTDDQGRDVFARILYGLRVSLLFGLALTFCSALFGITVGAIQGYYGGWVDLLGQRLIEVWNGLPMLFMVMILVSMFVPNVYWLFFIMLFFGWTVLVGIVRAEFLKARQLDYVRAAQVLGVTDRAIIFRHILPNAMSSSLSQLPFILTTNISALTALDFLGYGLPPDAASLGELLLQGKNNLDAPWLAISGFFSLAIVLSLLIYIGEAARDAFDPRK; this is translated from the coding sequence ATGTCTTTGATTGTGCGGACTCGACTACAGCGCTTTAGACAGCATAAATTGGGCTGGGCCAGCTTTATTTTATTTAGTCTGATTTTGGTTTTGTCATTAGCTGCGGAGTTGATCACTAACGATAAACCACTGTTAGTGAAGTATGAAGGTTCTTACTATTTGCCTGTGCTAAAAACATATCCAGAAACCACGTTTGGTGGTGTGTTTGAAACAGAAGCTGATTATAAAGACCCCGCCGTACAAGCACTTATTGAGGCTAAAGGTTGGACAGTTTGGCCACTCGTTAAGTTTTCTTATCAAACGCCCAATCTAGACTTGGCCGTTCCGGTGCCATCACCACCCTCCAAACAAAACTGGTTAGGAACAGATGATCAGGGCAGGGATGTTTTTGCCCGTATTCTTTATGGCTTAAGAGTGTCGTTACTTTTTGGTTTAGCCTTAACCTTTTGTTCCGCTTTATTTGGAATTACTGTAGGCGCCATTCAAGGTTACTACGGTGGCTGGGTCGATTTATTAGGACAAAGATTGATTGAAGTCTGGAATGGCTTACCCATGCTTTTTATGGTCATGATTTTAGTCAGTATGTTTGTACCAAACGTATATTGGCTATTTTTTATTATGCTATTTTTTGGCTGGACCGTTTTGGTGGGCATCGTTAGAGCAGAGTTTTTAAAAGCTCGCCAGCTAGATTATGTTCGTGCAGCCCAAGTATTGGGAGTGACTGATCGCGCTATTATTTTTAGGCATATTTTGCCAAATGCGATGAGCTCGAGTTTGTCTCAATTACCATTTATTTTAACGACTAATATTAGCGCTTTAACTGCTCTTGATTTTTTAGGGTATGGTTTGCCACCCGATGCAGCTTCATTAGGCGAGTTGTTGCTACAAGGTAAAAATAACTTAGATGCACCATGGCTAGCAATTTCAGGATTTTTTAGTCTGGCAATTGTTCTTTCACTTTTAATTTATATTGGGGAGGCGGCCCGTGATGCGTTTGACCCAAGAAAATAA